The uncultured Methanobrevibacter sp. DNA segment TCCGAGACATATCTGCAAAAGTAGGGGGCAGTGGTGGTGGACACGCCATGGCATGCGGTGCATACATTCCAATAGATAAAAAAGATGAATTTCTCCAAGAATTTAATGATGCCTTAAATGGAAAATTATCAAACTAATTTATATATGATAAATTAAAGAATATATATTAATCAAGTTTAATTGAGGAATGAACATGATGAAGGCATTTAAAAAAAGAGGTGCACTTACCCATTTTCAAATTTTAAGCGAAATATCAAAGCAAGATCCGCATCTCAAACAGAAAGATTTGGCAAATACACTAGGAATCACAATTCAAGCAGTTTCTGAGAACATCAAGACATTAATCGAGCTTGGATACATAACCTCCAAAGATGGAAGGTCCCCTTACAAAATAACCCAAGCAGGTATCGATAAAGTAAAAAAAGACGCCATAAGTCTAAGAAAATATTCCGATTCCGTTTTAGAAACCATGAATCATTACAAAACCATCTGGCCAGCCATTGCTACAGAAGACCTCGAAAAAGATGATATTGTTGGTCTTTACATGAAAGATGGAGTATTGTATGCTCATAAAAAAGAAGAAAATGCAACTGGAGTCGTATTAGAAGATGCTGAAAAGGACATGGATGTATCCCTAACCAATTTAACCGGCCTTATCGATATGTCAGTTGGTGAAGTAACTGTCGTAATTGTTCCAACCATAAAAGACGGAGGATCAAAATCCTGTGATTTAGAACTCATCAAAAACGTTTATGATAAAGGAACAAATACTGGAAAACCTATTGATAAAGTCGCTATTGCTGGAACTGTTTCACGTGCAGTAGTTAAAAAATTAGACTTACCAATAGATATTGAGTATGCCGCATCACATGCAACAGCAAATGCCGCACGTAAAGGCTTAAATGTTTTAGCAATTTGTGTCGGCGATATGAGCAAAGCATTTACACGCGAGCTAGAAAACGAAAAAATAAAATACAACATTATTGATGGTGGAAAATAATTAATTTTCCCTTATTTTCTTTAATAAAGCTGCAGCTATTTCTTCAGTTGTAATATCTGCAGACGAATTCTTTTTTATTATTTTAATATACTCTTGAAGATTATCAATTTTAATTGATTTTTTTGCATCATTTAAAATTCGTGTAATCTTAATATTTTCAAGTTCTTCATCTCCAGGCATTTTCTTTTCTATAATTTTACCCTTGCTTTCTTTTTTAATAGTACTGAAGTTAGAATAATCCTCTTTTGATACTAATGTTAAAGCATGTCCAGTATTTCCTGCCCTTGCAGTTCTGCCTATGCGGTGAATGTGAGAATCATAATTGTGAGCAACATCATAGTTAATGATAAAATCCAGATTTGAAATGTCCAGACCCCGAGCGGCTACATCAGTTGCAACCAGGAAACGAACATTACCGTTTCTAAATTTGTTCATGACACGGTCTCTGGTTTTTTGACTCATATCCCCATGCAGGGCTTCAGCAGCATAATTCTGTTTTTTTAGATGCTTAAATACAAAGTCCACACCTTTTTTAGTATTGCAAAAAATCAGCGATGATTTAATATCATAAATCTCAAATAATTTTATCAAATCATTGAATTTGTGTTTATGGTCTGTTTTAAAGGCATACTGCGTGATTTTTGGAATATTTTTCCTATTATTTGCAACTTTTATGAATTTTGGATTTTTTTGGTAATTTTTAGCAATTTTTCTAATTTCGGTAGGCATTGTAGCAGAAAAAAGAAGAGTCTGTCTTTGATGTGGAGTATTCTTAAGGATTGTTACAATGTCCTCCCTAAAGCCCATGTCAAGCATTTCATCCGCCTCATCTAAAACCACACTTTCAATTCCTATCAAATCAAGATTTCCACGTTCAATATGATCAATTACACGGCCAGGAGTTCCAACAACAATATGAACTCCCTTTTTCAAAACTCTAGTTTGTTTTCCGATTGGCTGGCCACCATAAACTGCCAGCGTCTTGAGTTTCTTGATA contains these protein-coding regions:
- a CDS encoding winged helix-turn-helix transcriptional regulator — its product is MKAFKKRGALTHFQILSEISKQDPHLKQKDLANTLGITIQAVSENIKTLIELGYITSKDGRSPYKITQAGIDKVKKDAISLRKYSDSVLETMNHYKTIWPAIATEDLEKDDIVGLYMKDGVLYAHKKEENATGVVLEDAEKDMDVSLTNLTGLIDMSVGEVTVVIVPTIKDGGSKSCDLELIKNVYDKGTNTGKPIDKVAIAGTVSRAVVKKLDLPIDIEYAASHATANAARKGLNVLAICVGDMSKAFTRELENEKIKYNIIDGGK
- a CDS encoding DEAD/DEAH box helicase — its product is MMNFDDLNISDEIKKAIGDMGFDKTTPIQEMAIPLALKSRDITAQAQTGSGKTIAFAVPILEKIFIADRSPQAIILCPTRELCLQVAGEISKVGANIKKLKTLAVYGGQPIGKQTRVLKKGVHIVVGTPGRVIDHIERGNLDLIGIESVVLDEADEMLDMGFREDIVTILKNTPHQRQTLLFSATMPTEIRKIAKNYQKNPKFIKVANNRKNIPKITQYAFKTDHKHKFNDLIKLFEIYDIKSSLIFCNTKKGVDFVFKHLKKQNYAAEALHGDMSQKTRDRVMNKFRNGNVRFLVATDVAARGLDISNLDFIINYDVAHNYDSHIHRIGRTARAGNTGHALTLVSKEDYSNFSTIKKESKGKIIEKKMPGDEELENIKITRILNDAKKSIKIDNLQEYIKIIKKNSSADITTEEIAAALLKKIREN